TTTGAGGATTTAGTTGCATTTTTCAGTTTAGGTATAAATACTGCCCTGAGTAGTTACTAGTGAGATTTGAACGACTACTTACTTGGCCCAGGGGCACTTACCTACAGATATGTGTTGCCTAATTTTAATTGGAACTATAGGACCGTAGGTGAAGCATTTCTAGAGATAGCTTTATTGTTAGAAATGTCATTTTTTAACTATTGTTGTTTTCTTAATCCCGTATGAACGAAAGACTTAAACCATTTCTTTAAAGCCGTACCAAGATTTTGTTTTTGAGAAAAGAGTAGCCAACACTTACTGTACCAGTTGTTTTCTCAAGGACTCAGGACTCGTATGGACAACGTTATAGATTGAAACCTAAACAACTGAATGATTGTATGGACCAACTTGAAAAAAGATTACGTGTCGGTGACACCGATTGCATCCCATACTCAATATCATGACTACATGAGAACAACACCCATCCTTGCCGGAGCATCTGATGCGAAATGTCTCTTTTCAGTTCTCTTACCGACACTGTATAAAGGGTAAAGAAGCCTTTCCTCCTTGGTGGTTAGCTCCATTAATTTCTCTTAATGGTTTACTGATAAGCTTTAAACTAACTTTTCTTGCTAAACAATGATGAAACCTAGTTCATTGTTTGTGGACAGAAGTTACTATTTTCAGTTTAGGAAATTGAATTTACCATTAATAATATATACTGTTGGGTAGTACAGTTTTGATCAGTAGTTACAAGTTAGATTATAACTACTACTCACTTGGACTTGCCTACAGATATGAGGTGCCTAattttaactattgttgaagcaTAACTATCAATAGAAATATGTCATGTCCCTAGGGTGCCCCATATTGTAATTGGATCTGTCTTTAGTAATAAGGGCATTTAGTGTAATTAGTAGTTAATTATCAGTGGCTGCGATGTAACCACCTGGAGCGTTGGGACTTATTGATGCTAGGGCAGGAAGGGGTAGCTTATAAACAGAATGAGTCCTGTAATGAGGGTAATAAAATTATTAACCAAATTGGAACTTTGTTCTTCTTAGGCTGTGTTCTTTGAACTCAGATAAGCTGGATTTTCCGGAATtgagagaggtttatcctcaaatcTATCCCCAACCTTGTCATTGTCTCAGATACATGGCAAAATAGCTCTAATTAGTGATCAAACCACTTCATTAATGAGCTAGAATCAATATAACGTTCTCTATATGAGATTTGAGAACAAAAATATTCCAGAACTCCCACTTTTGAGGTGGAAAATGCTAAACCTTCGTGCTCGGCATTCACCACCTCAACAGCTTGAGCTTGTACTCGCGTAGGTAGGTTTGGTTTTAACGGTTCCACGTACGAAGTCCATCTAATTTCATTTAAACCATGGACCATTCGGATTTGGAAGCTCAATGTTGTATTTCAGTGTGAACGAAAGACTAGAAGCATTCCACGAGAGTCTCTTTCAAAGCCGTACCAAGTTTTTCTTTTTAGACAAAAGAGTAGCCAACACTTGGCAATTTTTCATCAATTTCATCAAGGGGACACACGTTAGATAGATTCAAACCTTAACAAGTGAGTGATTGTAGGGACCAACTTGAGAAAAGGTTACTTGAGCCGTCGAACTGTCTCTTCTCGGTCCTCTCATGGGTCCTGTCTACGGAATTATTTTCATGGATAAAGCTAACTAAGATCTTTCTAATAAGTTACCACATACAAGAGTGATGGAAATTATTTGCATGGATAAAAGTTACCACATACTGTTTTGAATACCATACAAGCTAATAAGTGTTCCTCTGCACTTGCTTACAGAAATGTATAAGATGAACTCAAAATAGTATACGAATCATGCAACAAAGTTGGATATTATGTACTGTTAGTTACTCCAATAATTAATAACCATTAGTAAGTCTGTGGTCAAGTGATCTATGACATATACAGGTTACGTCAAATTTCCAGATTTCATAGAAGGAACTCGGAATAATTGGGTGTAGTAATTGACATAATCATCCCTTGCATTCTTTCTTTTTCCAAGAAGTGAGGGACTATTGCCAACAATGGATGAGAAGCTTATAGCTAATAGTAAGTAAATCTTCATTTTCATTAATTAAAAGTGGGAGGATTACATAAACTACCAGGAAATGTCTGATCTGTTTAGATGATACGAAAACACAACAGAGAAACTCATTctactacaaaaaaaaacaacaacatcacaGTGAATGTTATAGCTAACGAAGCTACATAAAGCTTCATCACCTAAACATCCATTTTATTCTTCATCATACATCAGTAGCTCCTTGATTCTGGCTAAATGCAAATCCTCCTATGGTATGATTTTGGTATTTACTGTACCCTGCAGCAACGCACATTAGCAAACATTTAAAACAGAACTTAAGGAAAGATCTTTTCAAATTACGGGTCATTAGCTCCAAACTTTGAACGACTTTATCATCTCTAAAACACAATAACAAACTATGATAGTAAAGAATACTAGATATACGTACTTGGTGCAGTCAGTAGAGGGGCTGATCTTGTAAGGGATGTTAACACCACATTTGCTTGGAAGTGAGGCAGCATTTCCATAGTTAATCCCGGCGATACCACCAGAGGCGCTCTTCAAGCAACTGCAAGCAGCTTGACGGTCAGGGGTGGTCTGAGCAGATGCAAGGAGAGACTTGACTCCTGCACAGCATGTAGCTGGAAGAGTACCTCCCGTCAAGTAGCCGAGGCATGGTGCCATCTTGGAGGTGACCATACCACAAGAAATTGCACCTTCAGCTGCATCTGGTGCAACCGCAATCATGCAAGCTAGGACTAAACTTGCAAATTTCAACATTGCTGCCATTCTTAGGTTCTACTTTCTGAACTTGaaaacaataatatttttttttgctgaaagAATGAGCTGAAATGGATCGAAAAGCTTATGAGTTTGTGTGCTTTTGTTCCAAGCCATAGAAGGGTTTATATAGGGACGGAATGCTTGTCATTTTGTGCTAGTTTGGTTATAGTTGGTGGTTGGCTCCCAGTAATTGCTCTTAAGAATTTACTGATTAGCTTTTCACTAAATCATTATCTTGCTAAACAGTGACCAAAACTTTTCATTATTTGTGGACAAAAGTTACTTTTTTTCAGTTAAGCTAATTGAATTTGCCATTATTGATAAATACTGTTTGGTAGTTCTATTCTTGTACAGTTTTAGTTAGATTTAGACTACTACTCACTTGGACTTGGCTACAGACATGTGTTGCCTAAGTATAACTATAGTTGAAGCATTATTATCAGTAGAGATAGGTTTAAAAAGCTTCATTGTCGGCAAATTTCTAAAGCTTCAGATTATTCAAGCATTGGCCTCAAGAGATTGTCCAGTGGTCCAAGGATGTAAAGTATCTGGATGCATGCGGAGAAACTAAGTCTATCTTTGTGGTGATGGACCATATACTATGTGGACGAGACTATATGGTAGAtacaaaaaatcaaaatccaactAATTTCATTAAAATCATGGACCTACCTTACGTCGATCATTTTCGAGTCTCTCCTTTTCTATTTGTATTTTCAGATCTTTTCCATCTATCCCAATCTAGCTCTCCAATATGACTGATATCTGTCTTTTGTAGATCTTCAATAGTTCAATTCCTTGATTAAAAAAAGACCTCCATATTGAA
This DNA window, taken from Papaver somniferum cultivar HN1 chromosome 3, ASM357369v1, whole genome shotgun sequence, encodes the following:
- the LOC113357853 gene encoding non-specific lipid-transfer protein 1-like encodes the protein MAAMLKFASLVLACMIAVAPDAAEGAISCGMVTSKMAPCLGYLTGGTLPATCCAGVKSLLASAQTTPDRQAACSCLKSASGGIAGINYGNAASLPSKCGVNIPYKISPSTDCTKVQ